A genomic stretch from Salarias fasciatus chromosome 10, fSalaFa1.1, whole genome shotgun sequence includes:
- the LOC115395381 gene encoding barrier-to-autointegration factor: protein MSSTSQKHKEFVAEPMGEKNVMALAGIGEVLGKKLEEKGFDKAYVVLGQFLVLKKDEELFRDWLKDTCGANAKQQRDCFGCLKEWCDAFL, encoded by the exons ATGTCGTCAACATCCCAAAAGCACAAAGAGTTTGTGGCCGAGCCCATGGGGGAGAAGAACGTGATGGCTCTGGCAGGCATCGGGGAGGTCCTGGGTAaaaagctggaggagaaaggaTTTGACAAG GCGTACGTCGTTCTTGGGCAGTTTCTGGTGCTGAAGAAAGATGAGGAGTTGTTCCGAGACTGGCTGAAGGACACCTGTGGGGCAAATGCCAAGCAACAGCGAGACTGCTTTGGCTGTCTCAAGGAATGGTGCGATGCCTTCCTATAA